The genomic interval TCTCAGCAGATCGGTATCAAAACATGCGTATGCGCTGTTGCCCAATTGTAATGCTAGCGTTCTTGCTGCAATATTATCATCAGGAAAAGACGCACCCAGCTTACGTGCATCAATAGCCGTGGAAATAAATGGAAAACCTGCTTCTACAAAAGGATGGAGCTCCAGTGTATCAGAACTGTTCGATTTTACGTCGGGGACAGATTTATAACTCATTAGAAAAGTACAGGCAGTAATGAAAATGGAGCTGAACAAAAGGCCCGGATATTTTTTGAAAAGAGTTAAAAATCTTTTTGAATGATCGTGTTTCATAAAGCTTCAATTTGAATCAATACTAAAAGCGAAAGAAGCTATAACCTACCGGTCGTTTGGTTGAAAGATAATTTTAGCCATTCCATTCCTTCCACGCATTAGCCAGGATTTTGCTTCTGTCTGTTTCAACGGCAAAGTAAGGTGATGTAAAGCATTGAAATAAAAACACTTACCAGTTAATCATCATATAAATACTACTTCTGTTTGCAGAAGTAGTATTTATATTTATAGCACTTTGCCAGTAATCAATGTAATAGACCTAATGATCGAAGTCTATGAAAAAAATATTATTCTGTTTAATGTTCTTGTTGGTTTACGCACAGGTTTTGCGGGCTCAAACCGGCGGGTTGGTTTAAGATGTTAACGTGACAGGTTCTTCCCCCGGATTTAAAATTTACGAATCCATTGCTGTCGGTGATATCATTTACATGATTGCCAATGATGGTACCCATAAAAAAGGTTTAGGGAAAAGTGACGGAACTGCCGCAGGAACCGAAATGATTCGTGAATTACAGGGATATAACAATTCTTTTCCTGTTAAAGGGCTTACTTACGCGAATGGTAATATTTTACTTTTATGCACAAACTTATTTTACCAACTGGTTATATAAAAGTGATGGGACACAAGCTGGTACGGCACCATTCCGGAATGCAGGTTCCGCCGTATTTAAGGATGGAGTCCAAAGTATTATAAACATTAATGGAACCGTTTATTTTGATGAAAAAGTTGGACTCATGAAGACCGATGGGACAGAATCAGGGACGGCATTGTTAAAGCATAATATCCGGATATTATGAAATCGATATTACTGCTTATGTTCAGTCACAGCTGGCGGCAAATAAAAAAGTGACTATATATTTGACAAATCCAACTAATCAAAATGCCCAGCTAACTTTCAACAGCCGGGAAAATCCGAACAACAAGCCTCAGCTGCTGATACTCACAATAATAACACCATCGCCTCTAGCCAAAATGGGATTTGAAGAAAACATTGCCGAAGTAATTTTGGAAGATTCAAGGATTTATCCTAATCCTGCGGGCAAGCGGGTCAATGTATACGTATCTGGGTGCCATTCAGGAAAAGTAAATTTACAGCTGGTCAGCATGGACAGCGATGTGTATCAGGTCAGCCTGGTCAGGACGGCAGAACCGGCTTCAAATGTGGAAGTGGATATTTCTTCCATACATTTATCCAAAGGGATTTACATTATGCGTATTCAGTCAGCGGCATTAAAAGAAGCAATTAAAGTAATGATCTCGGAATAGATTGTTCTGTTTAGTTGACTGATTAAAATCAAACGAACAATTCCGATTTTACGAACTAGTAAAACACAAACCTGTGATGTAATTCTGGTTGTAAATCCCTTGTTTACCGTTTAATCAAATCATGAAAATAATTCCTTAAATTAACAGTAACATGTTTATTAATAAGACTTTATAAAAAGTCAATAGGACACACTTAATTTCATCGTTTATGAAAAAAATTCTGTTTTTTTTGTTGTTCACGTTGGTGTATTCACAAGCTTTGTGGGCACAAACTGGTGGTTTGGTTAAGGATATTAATGTTTTGGGTTCTTCCCATGGTCTCATCATTCACGAATCCATTGCGGTTGGAAATTTAATTTACATGATTGCCGAAGATGGCATTCAGGGAATTGGATTATGGAAAAGTGATGGTACTGCAGCAGGAACGGTAATTGTAAAAGAGCTGCACCAGGTCTACACTGGTGCTGATTCGCCTGCAAAACTCACTTATTCGAACGGCAATATTTACTTTGCAGTACGCGTGTATGGAGGTGCTTATGTATTATATAAAAGTGATGGAACACAGGCAGGCACCGGCCCGTTTGGCCCTTTAAATTCGCATGCACTTGATCCGGGCGTAAAGAGCCTTATTGATATTAACGGTACGCTCTATTACGACGGGACACTGGGATTAATGAAAACAGACGGAACAGAAGCCGGGACTGTAAGGCTATTGGAATTGATTTGGTTCAGAAACGAATATGTTTCTTCCATGACCAATTTGAATGGCAAATTGTTCTTTTTCGTGTTTCAGGGTGGCCTTAATAGGCTTTACAAAAGCGACGGCACTGTTACCGGTACGGTAGCGGTTTCCAATCCATCTTCCGTATTCCCTGCTACTCCCCTGGTAGCCGCTGGTGGTAACGTTTATTATACGGATTTTTCAACGGGTGGTACAAAGTTGTACAAAGCCAATGACACATCACCTGTGGCCTTGGTAAAAGCAAACTTATTCGGCATCGCCAGCCTTACCAGCTTAGGAAATACGCTCTATTTCAGTGCCGGTGAAGCAAATAACAATATAGAATTCTGGAAAAGTGATGGTACAGCAACAGGTACGGTCATTGTTAAAAACATCAATACAAGTGCCGGAGGTTCATCCAATCCCACACAGTTTACAGCCGTAAACGGGCAGCTTTACTTCGTAGCGACGGACGGCATAAATGGCCGGGAGTTATGGAAAAGTAACGGAACCTCAGCCGGAACAGTACTGGTGAAGGATATCAAACCTGGCAATACGGATTCCAACATTGCGCAGCTTACCGCGGTTGGAAGCAAGGTTGCATTCAATGCTGATGATGGATCAGGATTGAAATTGTGGCAAAGCAATGGTGTCCTTTCCGGTACAAAAATACTGTCTGACGTAGTAGCTTCTGTGCCGGTCGATGCCAATGGCATGTTGTATTTCAGTGGTGCCTCAGTTCACGGGCCACAGCTTTACAAAAGCACCATGGTAACGGGAGGCACCAGCGCAGTTACCGATATATCCAGGCAGGGATCAACTCCTCTGCATTTTACAGAAGTGAATGGCGTCAGTTATTTTACTGCTGATAACGGGGTCAATGGGCGAGAGCTTTGGAAAACCAATGGTACTACCGCAGGTACAGTATTAGTCAAAGATATCAGCAGCGGTGCAGGCAGTTCAAATCCGGATCTGCTCACTAACGTAAACGGGACACTCTTCTTCACAGCCAATGACGGCACTCACGGCAGGGATCTCTGGAAAAGTGATGGTACTGCGGCCGGAACGGTATTGGTAAAGGATATCGCATTGACGCCAACAGATAGTATACAAGGCCTGATTAACTTAAACGGAACACTGTTTTTCGGCATTATTTCAGCTCCTTCAAACTTACAGGTCTGGAAAAGTAATGGTACTTCAGCCGGAACAGTGATCGTTAAAGACCTTCTTTACGCTTATTCTTTTAATCCTGTAACCATGAACGGGCAGTTATATTT from Dyadobacter sp. NIV53 carries:
- a CDS encoding DNRLRE domain-containing protein, encoding MSGYYEIDITAYVQSQLAANKKVTIYLTNPTNQNAQLTFNSRENPNNKPQLLILTIITPSPLAKMGFEENIAEVILEDSRIYPNPAGKRVNVYVSGCHSGKVNLQLVSMDSDVYQVSLVRTAEPASNVEVDISSIHLSKGIYIMRIQSAALKEAIKVMISE